One Salvia splendens isolate huo1 chromosome 1, SspV2, whole genome shotgun sequence genomic window, TTATCTATagcaaaatatttttaataggaGAAGTTGTAAAGATTAGGAAGCTGCATATGAGGTAAATAGATAGTACTACAAAAGAGGTTGAAATGATACAATTGTGAGGTTCTTGATAGTGGAGCAAGTATCTAAAGGTTTCATTGTCACTTAAGGTAGTATTGtaataaacaaaatttataTACTTAGAAAAGTCATATAATTAATGTCATGACGGCCACATCAAATCAAAGAAATTAACAATAAACCCcaagttaattaaatttaaaaaaatcagaagTTAAAACAAACGGCAAAAACCAGACCACTAACCCAACCAAACATATGAAACCAATACATTCAATGAGTACACCGTGCTCCACGTTGGGTGTTTGGCCAAGATCAACCCCCAAGCCCCTCTCGACAAAGTCTGTGTCCTCAGCTGTGGCATCTCCACAGGTgcgtgtttgtgtgtttttgttCAATTGGAGAATGTGAAATGAAAGTGATGTTGGATTTGTTTTGGTGTTTTAGGGCTTGGTGCTACTTTGAATGTTGCAAAACCCTTCAAGGGCTCTTCTGTTGCTGTTTTCGGGCTTGGTGCAGTTGGACTTGGTGTATGTTTTTTCAGACACAAAAACCTTGTTGTTTTCAAGCATGATGATTACAAGAGATTGGGGtggttttttactttttttttttggtgatgTTTTTAGGCTGCAGAAGGAGCAAGACTGGCTGGTGCTTCTAGAGTGATTGGTGTGGACTTGAATCCTGCTAGGTCTGAAGAAGGTGTGTAATTtagcaattaattaattaatcaaatgcATTTGCTCAAAAAATGTAGGGGATGTGTCTAATGTTAGTGTATGTTTATGCAGCTAAGAAGTTTGGTGTAACTGAGTTTGTGAACCCTAACGACTACAAGAAGCCAGTCCAAGaggtttgtttctttttttttcaaatgaattACCAAGGCCTCTATTTTGATGTTAAATTTAGTTAGTATAGTATTTGATTCTTCAATTTTTGGTTGTGTAGGTGATTGCTGAGATGACTGATGGAGGCGTGGACCGGAGCGTTGAGTGCACTGGAAACATCAATGCCATGATCTCAGCCTTTGAATGTGTCCATGATGTAAGttatacatacatacacacacacatgttTAGCAATTGATTTGTAGAATGAcaatgacgatgatgatgatggtgacGATAGGGATGGGGAGTAGCGGTTCTTGTTGGAGTGCCTCACAAGGAGGCTGTGTTCAAGACTCATCCAGTGAACTTCTTGAATGAGAGGACTCTCAAGGGGACTTTCTTTGGAAACTACAAGCCTCGTTCTGATCTTCCATCTGTTGTGGAGATGTACATGAACAAGGTGAGTAATGATCTAGTCTTATTAGATATACTCCATATTGAATCATTAATTCATGAACAAATTGGTTGGTAATGGTGCAACAAATTGGTTGGTAATGGTGCAGGAGCTGGAAGTGGACAAGTTCATAACACactgttgggttacaaacccatcccacatcggatgagggagggaagttggaaggtgtatataattcctgtccaaccccaattagtttgaggccttttgggagtgacccaaaaacaaatccgtgcgggcttgacccaaagcggacaatatcaaactaatgttgcagtcgacgatcctaacaagtggtatcagagcccaggtggctatgggttgtgcttggatgagccccggttagggtcgggccctgaaggactcgggttagagtcgggcccaggatgacccaggggccagggctggaacgacccatgttcgtgtcgactgcgttcccgatgtggtctcggtttgaggggaggtttgttgggttacaaacccatcccacatcggatgagagaaggaagttggaaggtgtatataattcctgtccaaccccaattagtttggggccttttgggagtgacccaaaaacaaatccgtgcaggcttgacccaaagcggacaatatcaaactaatgttgcagtcgacgatcctaacaagtggtatcagagcccaggttgctatgggttgtgcctggatgagccccggttagggtcgggccctgaaggactcgggttagagtcgggcctaggatgacccaggggcccgggctggaacgacccatgttcgtgtcgactgcgttcccgatgtggtctcggtttgaggggaggtttgttgggttacaaacccatcccacatcggatgagggagggaagttggaaggtgtatataattcctgtccaaccccaattagtttgaggccttttgggagtggcccaaaaacaaatccgtgcgggcttgacccaaagcggacaatatcaaactaatgttgcagtcgacgatcctaacaagacTTCCCCTGCTGAGCCATTTGCAGAGATCAACAAGGCCTTTGAGCTGATGCTTAAAGGGGAGGGGCTTCGTTGTGTTATTCGAATGGAATGAGCCAAGATGATGATACAACTTCCCCTTGTTTAAATTTTGTCTATCTATGTATTTTCTTCTATCTTGGTGCTTGGTTGTATCCTCTGAATCTGAATAATGATATGAAATCATATTTCCAGATTAATCCACCTGTTTTTTGTCTATATATCTTCAAGTTTATATAGTAAGACTCAAAGTTTCGATTTTTTATGAGTTTCATTAATTGAAATCATagaattaaatttcaaaatttgggGCTGAAACaatgtattttcttttttaaggcAGTTTTGGAAAAACActattttaatgtacaattgataaaataagagaaaaatagaaagaaaaagtgattaagatattattaatataaaataaggcccacttcattaaaaaaaaattactatcaCCTAATTTGAAGAGAtacaaaaatagcaaaattgATGTATTTTATTAGATAGGGGTAACAATTAGTCTCCATGTAAAATACCAATATCGTTAATAACAATAAGTTGGGACTGATCAATACGTACAACTATAACATTTCAAACAGAAAGAAATGAAACCAAATTGAATTGGAACGGTACATCCAGATAGATGTACACAATTTTGTCTTTTATTACTGGAAGCAGATGTTTTAAGTGGTAGCATATGGCAATGTTGacaaaatgaaatgtgagaatAATTGTACATAAAACTATTTATACAATTGAGCATTCAACTAAGAGAGATATAGTAGGAGTACTCCACTAGACTAATAGGCAAATAGTAAATCATAAATATACAGCAGCTCCAATTAGGTAAATGCTTTTACAAGGCAAATGGCTACAACATATTGAACTTGTCAGATTCTCTATTCTTCCCTGTGTGTGGTAGCAATTTCTGCATTTCTTGCCCAACTTAGAAGGCTTCGGTTTCAATCCAACACCTTGTTGCCAGCTGCCAAAACATTGACCTCGGGTGATCACCGGCTTCAGCTTCGTCTTTCACGCTTGAACTAGTTTCGCCAATGATACCATGTCTAAGATCTTGACGTCCAGTGTGTCGTCAACTTTCACGATTCCATCAGTGCCGTCAATACCAATTAGCTTCCCAGTTGCCCCACGGTGCGCACCCCCCATGATCTTAATCTTGTCTAACTTCCTTGGTGGCACTACCTCAATTTCGTTGGGAAGGGCAGTCACCACATCACCATTACCACTTGATCCAAGAGCTATCTTAGACGAGCCATCCTAGAAGATTAGAAAAACGGTACCATAAATAACAGTTATGAATACCATCATGTCCTCCAAATGTcgactatcattttattccggAGATCACAAAATTTAACAATCCAAGGTAAATAATGAAAGAATGGATACCGGAAGCACTTCTCTTATAACTCCTGGAGTAGTGTCATCACCAGGCCTCCGAACATTGACCAAAATATCGGGCAGGAACCAAGGCCCTTCACTATCTGCACCTGCAAAAGACAAGTCCCATAGATTGTAACAAGATATTAACACAATTGCAAAAACTCCATAAGTAAGCtcacaaagaaaaaaaacagtTATGCATGAGTATAACGACAGACCTACGACAGGCGACATCATATCCAAGCCACCACTTCCAGGTGTCATCGGCTGCCCACCAGGTGTCCCAGGTAAATATGCAGAACTTGGAGTCATTGGAGGTTGCCCACCAGGAGTGGAGGGCAAGTATGGACTTGGAGCATTTGCTGAAAAATGAACGCAATTTCAAGTCAAACCAAATTCCTACACTTGTGTACCCAGTGTAATATGATGAGAAGAGTGCTGAATCACCATAAGCAGATCCGCTATCTCTCGGTGTGCCTGCCTCATTGTAATTGTTACTTGGGGTATTTGTCCAACCAGAACCAGGTGTAGGTGCTTCATATGCTCGTGAAGGAGGACTTCCTGGCTGATaatatttaagaaattgttacaCAATGAGAAAGTAGCAAGTGGACTTGTTAAAAATACACCAAGATATACCTGATATTGTGGACTTGTGCCCCAAGAACCAGGATTTCCATCTTCCCAATTGTCCCTGATATTTAATCATTCCAGTTCCATTAACATACAATTGAGAGCAATAATGGTTCAAATTATTAAGCAAGTAGATAGAAAGTTTGCAAATATAATTTCCTTGATAGAACAAACTCATTGTAAAGACTAAAGCATAAGCCCAAAACTTGTAATCATGGTTTATAGATTTTCAGTAAGATGCATTACTAATTAACATCCTCTATTATTTCTTGATGGGAGCAATAAAACTAGTTTCATTCCACACTTCACGAACAAATACTTTGATATAGATGCATCTTCCTTCAGGAGAATACCTTGGTGGACTCATTGGTGTATACGGATTCCATGCTCGGTCACGCATAGGTGTCCTCATACCATCATGGTAAGGAGTTACTGCACAAGAATTAAGGGAACGATAGACATCAGTAAATAGCCACACTAAAATTGCAATTAGGACCAAAAAATGAACTATCATAAAACATACCTCCAGAGTCCCTCATAGGAGTCATATATGGATGCAGAGGAGTGCGAGAAGGATGCATCGGGGTCTCACTTCCCATACCATATCTGGAAGTTTCCCTGGTGAAGAGAGCAAATCAGAGCTTTAAATCTAAGGACCTA contains:
- the LOC121804377 gene encoding alcohol dehydrogenase 3-like, producing TFNEYTVLHVGCLAKINPQAPLDKVCVLSCGISTGLGATLNVAKPFKGSSVAVFGLGAVGLGAAEGARLAGASRVIGVDLNPARSEEAKKFGVTEFVNPNDYKKPVQEVIAEMTDGGVDRSVECTGNINAMISAFECVHDGWGVAVLVGVPHKEAVFKTHPVNFLNERTLKGTFFGNYKPRSDLPSVVEMYMNKELEVDKFITHFDDPNKTSPAEPFAEINKAFELMLKGEGLRCVIRME